A single genomic interval of Sphingobacteriales bacterium harbors:
- a CDS encoding DUF721 domain-containing protein: MVARKDEVTLKEAINKFIEHYNLRIKFDERRITEHWQEIAGELIYRHTTNLFIKENVLFIEVNSSVVKQELIFLKARLKTVINRFLGQEIIKDIKIL; encoded by the coding sequence ATGGTCGCAAGGAAAGATGAGGTTACGCTGAAGGAAGCTATCAATAAGTTTATTGAACACTACAATCTGAGAATTAAATTTGATGAAAGAAGAATTACCGAACACTGGCAGGAAATAGCAGGAGAGCTTATTTATCGGCATACCACCAACCTTTTCATCAAAGAAAATGTTCTTTTTATTGAAGTCAATTCATCTGTTGTGAAGCAGGAACTGATTTTTTTAAAAGCAAGGCTGAAAACTGTTATCAACCGGTTTTTGGGTCAGGAGATAATCAAAGACATTAAGATTCTGTAA